The DNA region AGATATGAACTCATAGGACCTCAGAACAACAGAGAGACTCTCGAGCTCCCATTTTGATCATCTCATCTCGAattagacaacaaaaaaacaccaaaaatttGTTGAATTCCCCCATCTAATATGAAGTATTGCAATCGATTACGCAGTGGCAACAGTGTTATACTGATTCCGATCGTAAGAATTTGGGAAAACGAAAGACGTACTTCCCGGAATGAAGAATCATCCTGACGAATCCAACAAGAGGAACGGTAACCTCAAGTATCTTATCTTCCCAATCGACGAACTCATCACCCTCGCCgttctcatcctcctcctcctcctcttcggAGGTTTCCCCCGACGAAATACGCGGCCGACGAAGCAAGTCCGAGCCGTACGACTCCGTGTTACCGATCCTAGCGCCGTCAGATTCCGTTCGCAAGGCGCGAACTCGAGGCCTGAGGGAAGTAGTAGAGTCACCACGCGGGAAATACAAACAGAgaggtgaggaagaagaagaagaagaggagaaggagaagatgtaAGCTCCGTAGCGGAAGCACGGTGGCGGCGAGCAGGAAACGGAAGCCAAACTCATGGCCGTAAGATTGAAGTGTAGAGAGAgtgggggaagagagagagagagagagagctaaacGGTTACATTATCCATTCGCAGATGATGAACCGTGGAAAGCTTGCTACCAGAGAATGGGCGGATGGAGACGAACGTCTTTCATTTTGGGCCTTTGTTGGACCTGAACAACagataataaaatgtaaaatgaacACAAGAAATTGAATTGAGATTATTAAGAacttcaaaatataagaaaaagaaaaatcaaataaagataaattataGAAGGGTCATAATCAAACGAGTAtgtgatttggtgagatttataggaagattttaagagatttacaCATACAAAGGCAAATAAGGTTCATCGATCGTGTCACATTTCGAAGCGGACAAATATATGGCGATTTCCGGCGAGGGTGATGCTACGATGGATGAGTTGGGGAAAGGGTGCGTCCACCGGGCGCGCCTCCTGATCCGAACATGAACTGGGTGAAAACGGTAACAGGGAGTAATACGGGGGGTCGACTTCGATCGGAGGACCTGTTGGAGGACACATATGTTGATGAGCGGGTCAGACTGACGTTTCCTGGAGGGGTAGATGGAGAACCAGTTGTTACGATTCAGCCGGAGGTTTTGGAAACTATGAATAGGCTATGGAAGCAGTGTATGATAGTGAAAGTTTTAGGGCGAACTTTCTCACTGTTGGTGCTTTCTAAGAGGCTAAGAGAAAAGTGGAAGCCCAAGGGAGCCATGTATGTGGTTGATCTGCCACGGCAGTTCTTCATGGTGTGTTTCGAGTTGGAGGAGGAGTATCTGACCGCACTAACAGGCGGTCCTTGGAGGGCTTTTGGTAGCTACCTTATGGTGCAAGCATGGTCGCCTGAGTTTGATCCGCTTTCGGACGAGATTGTTACGACACCAGTTTGGGTTAGGCTAGCCAATATTCCAATGAATTTCTACCACCCGAGGATCCTTATGGGGATAGCGAGGGGTTAGGGAAACCAATCAGGGTTAATCTAACCACTCTAAACTTTGAGAGGGGACGCTTTGCCCGCATATGTGTGGAGGTGGATCTGAAGAGACCGTTGAAGGGCACAATTCAGGTGAATGAGGATCGAAATTTTGTGTCGTATGAGGGGTTAACGAACATTTGCTCTATCTGTGGGATGTTTGGACATACACAATCTGCATGTGCTCGAAGAATTGTGGAACATTCAGTTGCTGCACCCCCTCCGGTGGTGTCAGATGGCTCAGGCGGTGCGAATCAAGGGGATGATGGTTTTACGGTTGTTCGCCGGGGGAGTCGCAGATCGGAATCGTCGTAGTCGCCGGTTGTTTTTGGGGATGGGGAGTTCCAGAAAAGTATGGAAAGAAATCTGCAGGATATTACATGTATCAAAGAGAAGGAGAATCTTTCCATATCAAACCGTTTTGGTAGCCTGGAGGAGGATTCTGTTATACCACTGATAAGGGAGGTTTCGAATATCTCGGGTACTAATAAGGAAAACATATCTGTCCAGCAAAAATCTCGTTATGTGAAGAGTGGAGGGCAAGGAACGAAGGGAATTGCGAATGGGCCAGCGGCCTAGTTGAAAGATCCTCTTGTTGTAGGCCATACAGGAAAACGAGGGGGTTCGAATAAAGTTGTTGGTTCTTATGGACCTCAGAATAGAAAGCCACCGAATAAGCCCAATCAAGGTTTAATTTTTGGCCCAACGCAAGGGGAACCTCCACTGTCGGAATCCGGCAAGAGACTACGGGTGGAGAAGGGGGATGTGTGTCATGCGGGTGGAGCTTTTGTTCATGGGGCTGTCGGGAACCGACTAGGGGAGTCTCCGACATCGGATTCCACTAGTGTGGAGTCTTCTTCCCAGCAGAGTTTGGCCCTGGTTCCGATGGATAGTGGATTGGTTGAGATTGATGACCCAATTCGGGGGTCGGATAGGGTTCAAGGGGCATAACAGTTTACCCCGGTAATTCGATATGTTTCTTATAAAGTTTTGATGAATAGCATTCTATGGAATTGCCGAGGAACGAATAAGCCTAACTTTCGGCGGTCTATTCGTTATATTCTGAAAAAGTTTTCGTCTGATGTATTAGCTTTGTTTGAAACGTATTCGAGTGGAGATAGAGCGCAGCGTATCTGCCAAGTTCTGGGGTTCGATAATGTATTTCAGATGGACTCAACTGGGCAGAGTGGTGGGATATGGCTTCTATGGAGATCTGGAGTTGGTANCTTTGTTTGAAACGTATTCGAGTGGAGATAGAGCGCAGCGTATCTGCCAAGTTCTGGGGTTCGATAATGTATTTCAGATGGACTCAACTGGGCAGAGTGGTGGGATATGGCTTCTATGGATATCTGGAGTTGGTAAGGTGACCATTAAGAAGTCTTCCCATCAGTTTGTCTATGCGACTTTGGAGAAGGATGGAGAGATCATACATTTGGTGGTAGTTTATGCAGCTCCATAGGCAAATCGTCGGGAGGGTTTGTGGGATGAACCGCAGAGCATGTTGCAGAATATTGTTGGTCTGATCATTATTGGAGGAGATTTTAACACCATTGTTAGGCTGGATGAGAGAACCGGTGGGAATGGTTGCCTCTCTCTGGATTCACTGAGTTTTGGTGATTGGATTCATGATATGTCTTTGATTGATATGGGATTCAAGGGGAGTCAGTTCACTTGGAGGAGGGGTCGGGTTGAGAGAAACTATATAGCCAAGCGTCTTGACAGGGTGTTGTGTTGTGCGTCTGCAAGACTGAAGTGGCAAGAAGCATCTGTTACTCACTTGCCTTTCTTTTCTTCGGACCATGCACCTTTGTATGTCCAGTTACAGCCACGAGTGAGTGTGGATCTTAGACGTCGTCCATTTCGCTTCGAAGTTGCCTGGTTAAAGCATGAGAGTTTCAAATCGATGTTGGAGACTTCCTGGAACCGCAAGCTTTCCACTCAGGCGGCTTTGAAGGAGCTCCAGCTCAAATTGAAGACATGGAATAAGGAAGTCTTTGGTGACATTAATCGAAGGAAGGATAAGTTGATGAATGAACTTCGAGTGACTCAGGAGCAAATCGATTTGCATCCGTCAGATGTCCTTCTAGGTAAAGAGGCAGATTTGCTCAAGGATTTAGATGTGATTTTGGAACAAGAGGAGATggtttggtttcaaaaatcaagaGAGAAGTTTATTGCTTTTGGGGACAGTAATACTACATATTTCCACACCTCCACTATTATTCGAAGGCGGCGAAACCGTATAGAGTTGCTGCAAGGAGATGTTGGAACCTGGATCTCTAACGCACAGGAGTTGGAGTTGTTAGCGGTTAACTACTATAAACGTCTTTATTCGATGGATGATGTGGAGCAGGATGTGGTGAAGCTGCAACAAGAAGGTTTTCCAGTCCTCTCTGGATCGGATTTGATGGAGTTGGGGAAGCCTTTTGTAGGTAAAGAGGTTGAGGTGTCTTTGCAGAGCATGGGGAAGTACAAGGCACCAGGACCTGACGGGTTTCAACCGGTTTTCTACCAGGACTGTTGGTCAATTGTGGGCGAGTCTGTGGTTCGTTGTGTCCTGGATTTCTTTAATTCAGGTGTACTCCAAGAAGTGATGAATGATTTTTTGATTGTGTTGATCACCAAAGTTACGAAACCAGAAAGGGTGAATCAGTTCTGGCCTATAAGTTTGCGTAACGTTTTGTTCAAGATTATCATGAAGGTCATGGTTTTGCGACTAAAAAAAGTAATGCCATGGTTGATAGGTCCAGCACAAGCTAGTTTTATACCAGGAAGGTTAAGCACGGATAACATAGTCATTGTTCAGGAAGCTGTGCATTCGATGAGGAGGAAAAAAGGCCGGAAGGGTTGGATGCTACTCAAACTCGACCTTGAGAAAGCATATGATCGGGTGCAATGGGACTTTCTAGAGGATACCCTGCAAGCAGCTGGTTTACCGGATGATTGGATTAAATGGATTATGACGTGTGTTAGAGGTCCATCAATGAAACTGTTGTGGAATGGGGAGAAGACTGAAGCATTTACACCTGCTCGAGGTCTTCTCTAGGGAAACCCCCTCTCtccatatctttttgtttttatcttagAGAGGCTATGCCATCAGATTGAAAGGTCCATCGGGTTGAAGGATTGGAAACCTATCAGTTTGTCAAGAGGGGGTCCGAAGCTATCCCATATATGCTTCGCTGATGACCTTATTTTGTTTGCAGAGGCTTCTGTGGCCCAAGTGCGAATTATCAGACGTGTTCTTGAGCAATTTTGTGTAGCTTCTGGCCAAAAGGTGACCCTGGAGAAATCCAAGATTTTCTTTTCTGGTAATGTTAGTCGTGATCTAGCTCAAATGATAAGTCAGGAGAGTGGTATTAGTTCAACGACTAATTTGGGGAAGTATCTTGGTATGACGGTGTTACATAAGCGGATTAATAAGAACACCTTTGGAGATGTGGTGGAGAGGATTGCTTCTAGGCTTTCAGGGTGGAAGGGACGAGCACTGAGTTTGGCGGGTCGGATTACCTTATCGAAGGCAGTCTTATCTTCTATACCAATCCATTCGATGAGCACCATTATGCTGCCTAAGTCAACGTTAGCTCTGTTGGATAAGATTACCAGGAATTTTTTATGGGGTAGTACTCcggagaaaaagaaacaacatcttctcACATGGGATAGAGTTTGTAAACCGAACTGTGAGGGAGGGCTAAGTATTCAAACTACAGCAGCTACCAACATTGCTTTGCTTGCAAAGGTTGGATGGCGACTGGTTCATGATTGTTAGAGTTTATGGGCACGTGTTCTGCGAAGCAAATATAAGGTAGGACATCTTCGTGATACCTCTTGGACTGCTGTGCTTTGTAACTGGTCTTCTACATGGCGTAGTGTGGGGACAGTTTTGTGTGATGTGGTGATTCCGGGGATGAGTTGGGTGATTGGGGATGGTAGGTCTATCCGGTTTTGGAAAGATAAATGGCTTTCGAACACACcattggtggagtttgctttaGTGGAGATTCCAGGGGTGCTAAGGGACCTACGGATTCGAGACTTATGGATTGCTGGTTCTGGGTGGGATATGGCACGCATCGTACCTTTTGTGTCCAAGTTTACTTTGTCTTCTTTAGTGACTGTGGTGGTGGATACAGTAACGGGAGCGAGGGATAGGCCCTCCTGGGGGTCTAGTTCTGATGGTAAATTCACGGTGCAATCGGCTTATGCTTGGTTAACACAGGATTGTGCCCTGCGAGCGGACCTTAGGGTGTTGTTTGGGAAGGTTTGGTCACTGAAAGTTCCAGAAAGGGTGCGAGTTTTCTTCTGGTTGGTTGTGAACCAGGTTATCATGACTAATACAGAGAGGCATAGGAGACATTTGTGTGATTCCNGGCTATCATGTTCGATATTTATGTGTGGTGGGCATGGAAATGGAGGTGTGGTAATGTGTTTGGTGTGGTGGGAAAATGTAGGGACATGGTTCAGTTTGTGAAGGATATGGCAAAGGAAGTTCATCGTGCAAACTTGGCTTGTAAAGTGTTATCGAATGAACGGGTAAGGGTAGAGAGGCAGATCTCATGGGTTCCACCTAGGGAGAACTGGTTTAAGTTGAACACGGATGGTGCCTCACGGGGTAATCCAGGCTCTGCAGCGGCTGGCAGGGTAATTCGTGATAGTGAGGGACGATGGATCCATGGGTTTGCGTTGAACATAGGTTATTGTACGGCCCCATTGGCGGAGCTATCGGGGGTTTATTATGGTCTCTATCTCGCATGGGAGTGACAGATCACTCATATGGAGCTGGAGATTGATTCAGAGTTGGTAGTTGGATTCTTAAAGACAAGGATTTTGGATTCTCATCCCTTGTCATTCCTAGTAGAATTGTGCTATGACTTCCTTTTAAAGGACTGGTCAGTCTGGGTTACACATGTGTACCGTGAAGCTAATCGGCTTGTAGACGGTTTGGCAAACTATGCTTTTACTCATCCATCAGGCTTCCAATTGTTCGATACTTGCCCGGAGGATCTTCTTTCTGTTTTGATGGAGGATGCGAGAGGGGATGCGATTGCCAGATGggtttgtttgtaatttttttttctttttagggaGGTTTCTCCCTTtgtcttaccaaaaaaaaaaatcaaatgagtattgtcataaggccaaaattaaagaaaatgagaagatatcaaaattatttGCTACACACTCGGTCATAATCCTTCGAATCCTCAACATCTTTTCCCGTTGTATGtttgtgtaacatccgcgaaccggaaacTGCAATTTTGGTCtgagtgtcaatcgacaccatgggtgtgtcgatcgacaccatctttTTCGGTTTCAACcggtttgattttaattgtggtttggttcggtttggttcaatttaaaatccctaaatcgtcaTATTTAAGGTTGGGTCGACGAAAAGGGTTAGAAAAGTTCTCTTTTGTCGCCGCTTAagtgtttgagagagagaaaaggagatttgtgagtgttcttgagttttggaGAGATTGTGGTGGTTTCTGGGGAGATCTATTGCTATCATTGCATCAGAAGATTGCTAGGAGTGTGGTACAGCTGTGTTTGAGTCAGAttctcctgcaaaagaggtgagtgcatgaccatggcttatctaatcTTGAGAAATCtatgtttctttgtgattttgagttgtttgattgattccttgtttgcttgtggttgttttggtgtttctacGTCCTTATATGGCTTATGGATGAGTTTGAGATGAATGGGAGTCTTTGGGAAGCGGGGATCTGCGAGAGAGCGTTAAGGAAGATGATGCACGacatcagtgtcgatcgacaccttcggtgtgtcggtcaacacttgtgcgaggacggctcgggaatctttgggagtgtcgatcgacaccatgtggaggtgtcggtcgacacaactagggtttttgggaggtgtcgagcaggtgttggtcgacaccaggttgtcagtatcgatcgacactggtatggtgtcggtcgacaccaacctttgTTGGTCGACGATTGCCTGTTTCCGGGTTTGATTGTTACTGTTGATGATTGCTTGACATTAgattctcaaatgcttgtgtgtatagcccagtagatgggaggattgcttcacaatgtatttttaataatactcatacatctcaatatgtgtttgtggtgcaggtaaaggcaaagtgttatcgtggaatcagggcgatgaggaggaggatgttctagaggtttgattgattgtggtctagccattgttaggttgctagaattgagctgatagaacattgtaggatgttggaacttggttatttctttgttagttttGGAGTAACTGTTTTGTTGGTCATTGGATtgttaatattgaaaattttattggtttattggaactgttttggttatccgctgttggtgattgttgctaggttgttagtgggtatgggactactagtaaattcaaaaaaaaaaaaaaaagggttgtttcattttggtatcagaacccttacggttctaggactAGGGTTCACTGCGCTTTTACTGTTGTTGTTTCGGATTTCATGCTAGAGTTGATTATGTGATTTAGTCAATTGTGTTTGGCAtgaggtcctagaacatctCCTTCGAGCCTACTtcgtgattccacggtgagttgtgaTCTTGTGTAATTAGAGTTAttgttgcttagccttctgttcttggtgatacagatAGGTAGAGGTGcggatgctgttggtcgcgggcGTGGTCGAGGTCGTGGTCGTGTTCGTGGTTGTGGTCGTGGTCGGAGGCGAGGTCAGGTTCccgaggccagtgtgagtgtgacccagagtATGGCCAGTGAGGAGACAGCGGAGTcgcaggttcatcctagtgtgtctggagaccaggctggcttgggtgacggcagggcgaaTAGGCCCGGCGCCGGTCACGGTGATGCCCCGGGTGTGAGGGCTGCAGAGCAGGGTGCTCCAGGCCGGGAGGATGTCTTGTTGGGCTTGCTAACTGAGGTTTTGGCGCGGCTTCCAACAGcggtgccgccagtggttggcaggttccagtagtgccgccagctGTTGGTGGGCGGGTCCTAGCGGTGTCGCCTCTGGCGGGTTTGCAGCCAGGTGTGCAGCCAGGGGCCAAGGTAGTGGACGNTTAgattctcaaatgcttgtgtgtatagcccagtagatgggaggattgcttcacaatgtatttttaataatactcatacatctcaatatgtgtttgtggtgcaggtaaaggcaaagtgttatcgtggaatcagggcgatgaggaggaggatgttctagaggtttgattgattgtggtctagccattgttaggttgctagaattgagctgatagaacattgtaggatgttggaacttggttatttctttgttagttttGGAGTAACTGTTTTGTTGGTCATTGGATtgttaatattgaaaattttattggtttattggaactgttttggttatccgctgttggtgattgttgctaggttgttagtgggtatgggactactagtaaattcaaaaaaaaaaaaaaaagggttgtttcattttggtatcagaacccttacggttctaggactAGGGTTCACTGCGCTTTTACTGTTGTTGTTTCGGATTTCATGCTAGAGTTGATTATGTGATTTAGTCAATTGTGTTTGGCAtgaggtcctagaacatctCCTTCGAGCCTACTtcgtgattccacggtgagttgtgaTCTTGTGTAATTAGAGTTAttgttgcttagccttctgttcttggtgatacagatAGGTAGAGGTGcggatgctgttggtcgcgggcGTGGTCGAGGTCGTGGTCGTGTTCGTGGTTGTGGTCGTGGTCGGAGGCGAGGTCAGG from Camelina sativa cultivar DH55 chromosome 3, Cs, whole genome shotgun sequence includes:
- the LOC104777621 gene encoding protein DCL, chloroplastic; this translates as MSLASVSCSPPPCFRYGAYIFSFSSSSSSSSPLCLYFPRGDSTTSLRPRVRALRTESDGARIGNTESYGSDLLRRPRISSGETSEEEEEEDENGEGDEFVDWEDKILEVTVPLVGFVRMILHSGKYANRDRLSPEHERMIVEMLLPYHPEFEKKIGCGIDYIMVGHHPDFESSRCMFIVRRDGEVVDFSYWKCIKGLIKKKYPLYADSFILRHFRKRRQNR